In Elephas maximus indicus isolate mEleMax1 chromosome 25, mEleMax1 primary haplotype, whole genome shotgun sequence, the genomic stretch CACAGCAATCATGGGAACAAGCATGCTACAACACACATGACACATGCGACAGAACGAATAAATCTCAGAAAGATCATGCCAGGTGAAATAACCCAGACACGAGACTGTACTGCATGACTTCACCCATATggaattctagaaaaggcaaaactaccaGGCAGAGAGCTGGGCTCCGGGATCTGGCCCTCTCAGCCCAGCCCCAGACCGGGCGCCTGGCAGGCACCCGGAAACTTCTCCccccccagcccagccctcccCCACTTGGAACCCCCACCCCCCAGCGCTTCACCCTCGCCTGCTGCAGGTGCTTAGAGTCCGCCTATTAGGGATTCTACCTGACGGGTTGCAGGAAGGCAGGGGTCTGCAAGGAGAGGAGCTGAGGGGCGGGGAGGCAAGCCCACCCATCTCCACCAACTCTCCTATTTTGACTCCCCTGCACAGCCAGCCCACCGGGCCCTTCTGGCTGTGTCCTGGTCACTCTGATGGTCCAGGTCCCGTAGTCTGGCCCCAGGAATGACCAAGGACTGGCTTGGCCACTTCACTGCTGCCTCCACACCTGTGGGCTCCCCTGAGCTCCCACGCACAACCTGGATCAGCCACTGCTGCTGTTGACTCAAACACAGGGGTGTGCTGccctctggaggccagaaggagGACAAGCACCCTGTCATCGTCCTGCCCTCTGCCTCGTCCTGGACACCAGGCTGCacccctccttcctcccccccAAGGGCCAAGGGGCCAGAGCCAGGCCTCGCTGTGATCTCATTGGGGCTCCCCCAGGGTGTCCATCCCCCCACAGCTGCCCAACCCCCCTGCCCATCCCCTGTGTGTCCACACTGACAACTGTAAAGTGCCCAGTAGGGGACCAGGATGAGGGGGCACTGCCCAATGCATGCCCAAAGATGCTCGACAAGCATGCATGATCTACCAGAGTGAGGGGGTGGGACAGGTGGCAAGCAGGTCAGGAGCGCACAGTGGACAGTACCAGACCACTAAATTGGCCTGCAGGGGGATCAGGAGGAGGGGAACAGAGGTGAATAGGGGAACACAGGGTATTTTCAGGGCAGTGGCGCTATTCTGTAGGTTACTGTCATGGAGGACACATGACATCCTGCATTTGTCAAAGCCCATAGAGCTGCACCACAGAGTCAAACGGTGTGAACTAGTGACTGCATCTAATAACAATGTAACAGGACTGTTTCCTCAGTTGTAACAAATAATTCCAGGCAGGAACGGGAAGCTGCTGAGACAGTGGGAACCGCCAAGGGGAGGAGGGCAGAGGGGAAGGGGGGGAGGAGAACTCTACTTGCTGCacgatttttctgtaaatctaaaactgctctaaaaaatgaaGTCTATTATTAAacgaggagcctggtggcacagtggtgaagagcttgactgctacccaaaaggttgacagttcgaatccaccacccactccttggaaactctatggggcagttctacgcagtcctacaaggttgctatgagtgagagtagactcaatgacaatgggtttgggtttttaattattattattattaaacaaacagagaaaaaagcaGCAGCAACAAGTACCAAGCTATCCTGACCTGTGAGGCACTCACTGTCGAGGCGGCCCTACCCTTAGAGATGCCTGAAGACCACACCCTGAGGAAAAGGTCCTGACTAcccagatgcagaaactgaggcccagagagctaAAGTAGCTGCTCTGTCAGCACCTTGGTAGGTGGGAGGTGGGATCGCCGCCCTCTACCGCCTCTGCTCCAgacagtgaggcccagggcagCGAGAGGACTAGCCTGCTCACTCTGTTCCCTCCCCGGAGGCCCAGGCCTGGCTCCCTGTCCATGGTATCAGCCAGCCTCCAAGATCTAGGGCAGGTGAGAACGAGATGGTGTGTTTCTGGGAAGTTCCTTCACCACTTCCGTTATGTAGACCCCTGGCTCCTGTGGGGCACCCCCATACGGAGTCTGGTTAAAGGGCTTGAGGACCGGCCTTTGAACCAGGGACCACTTCGGGATGCAGCAGGGTCTCCTTGAGCCTTGGGGCTGAGCGCAATACCCCAGGTGGCCACGAGGTGCCAGCATGTGACAGAGAAAGCTTCTCTCCCCGCTTTGGCTCATGGCAGGTTTGTTGTTGGCTTTTCCCACACAGACCTGAGTGCAGCCCCAGATGTCTGATGGCTCCAGGACCCAGACGTTTCTTCCCTCTCACCCCTGACTGTGTCTTCCTCTGCCTCAGCCTTCTCAACCAGAGGGACAGACCCTGAGCCAAAGTGGGTCTACTAGGGCTCTTAGTTACCTGGCTCTGAGGAAACGCCAGGCCCTCTCCCGGTCGGGAGTGTCCAGATACCACGCAGAGTCCCTGGGGATGGGACCAGACCCCAGCCTTAATTCACCTTTTTGGGGTTGGTTTTCTCTGATGCTGAGAACCTGCGCTCACGTTTTCTGAAGCCAGTCTCACCCGTGCCTGTGCTTCAATTCCTATACATCCCAGTGATCCACTGCACACGGGCTCGTCCACACAAATTCCTACCCGGCTAGCTCTCCAATGGCTCGATGCCCCACACTCAACATGTCCACAGGGTCTGTCCTCCTGTCCACACATGTCCTTGTCTTCCCACCCCAAGACCTGGGGCAAGAGGTCATCCTAGATGACCAGTGCTCCACAAGCCCCACTACCGCCTCTCTTggtggctaccaccaccaccccacctgtGGCCACCAGAGGACAAAGGAGCCCCAGTCCCTGACCACACAGGCCCAGTGACAGTCACTGCTCTGCTCACTGACTGGTGGGCTAACCCCCGAGTGACACCATGCGCCCTTCAGACTTTGGCCCTGCTGTGTACCCAGGGTTTCTGCCACACTCCCTGcacctgacatcacccagcctgGGGCCACCTCTTGGAAAGGGCTTCAACCCAGCATCCTCACCCTTTGCCAGTCATGCTCACCTGCCTCCAGGGCTCAAGAGTAGTGCTGGGGCAGGAACAGTGTGGAGTCACCACCAGCCAGCATCTCCAGCTCTGCCAACCCCTTGCCCAGGGAAGCTTCCACCCTCAGGATCACACATCGGTCTGCCGCTCTGATGGGCTCCCCCACAGCGCCCCTGGAGGATTTCATGGCTCAGGCCAGGGACAGATGACACCTTTCCAGTCCTTCACCGCCCTGAGCACCCCCCTTCTCCATCTGCCCTCTGCCGACGGCGACTATATCATGCATGGTTCCCAACTCCACGACCAAACACTCACCCCCAGACGCCCCAGGCAGAGAATTGAGAGGTCCCCTCTATGAGGAAAAGCCTCAAATCACTACCCGACTTTGGGGATCGTGGAAAGAAACTTAGGATGAAACTGTTCTGGAAAATAGCGGAGCGCGGGGGCTGGAAGCCCGGGACAGGGCCGGCCGACTGGAGATCCTGAATCGCACGTCCGCAGCCCAGCCCGGTCAGCTTAGCAGCGCCCCGGGGCAGGCGGGACTCGGAAACGCGCGGTGCCGCGGCTCGGCAAGGGGGTTCCCCGGTGCTGAGCACTCAACATCCGACTGCAGAGACCCCTCTACCTCTCAGTCCAGCCCTCCGGCTCGGTGGATTCCGGTGGTTTCCAGCCCTGCGCCAGCCCTGCGGGGCCGGGTGGAGCGGAGCTGGGAAAGAGGCAGCCACCAGGTCCTCTCTGATTGGACGTCCGCGAAGTCCCAGCCGGCGCGTTCACTGCTTAAAACCGAAAAAGGGGCGAGTGGAAGCCTGagcccctgccccccgcccccctcaacctacccccacccccggccctgGCCTGCGCGCGGCGGCAGCGAGGAGGAGGGGACGAGGAGGGGCGGGGCAGGAGATAGGACCTGCGCGCGGAGGCTCAGGGACCGACAGACAGCCCGCCACCCCACCCAGGCCGCATGAGCGCCCGCCCGTCGGGCGCGCCCGCGGGCCCCAGCAGCGCGGCCATGGCCGAGCTCAGGTCCCTGTCGGAGGACGCGTACCTGGCCCTGAGCCACGGCtacgcggcggcggcggcgagtcTAGCCTACGGGGCGGCTCGGGGGCCTGAGGCGGCCCGCGGCTACTGCGCGCCAGACCCAGGCGGTGACCTCCCTGTGGCGCCCGCGCCCCGCGCCCCAACCGCAGCGGCCGAGAGCAGCGGCGAGCAGAGTGGCGACGAGGACGACGCTTTCGAGCAGCGACGGCGGCGGCGTGGGCCGGGGACTGCGgacgggcggcggcggcggccccgGGAGCAGCGCTCGCTCCGGCTGAGCATTAACGCCCGCGAGCGGCGGCGTATGCACGACCTGAACGATGCGCTGGACGGGCTGCGCGCAGTCATCCCTTACGCGCACAGCCCGTCGGTGCGCAAGCTCTCCAAGATCGCCACGCTGTTGCTGGCCAAGAACTACATCCTAATGCAGGCGCAGGCCCTGGACGAGATGCGGCGCCTCGTGGCCTACCTCAACCAGGGCCAGGGCCTGGCCGCGCCTGTCGCCGCCGCGCCCTTGACGCCCTTCGGCCAGGCCGCTGTGTACCCCTTCTCGGCGGACGCTGCGCTGGGGCCCTGCCTGGACAAGTGCGCCGCCTTCTCCGGGACGCCCTCGGCGCTTTGCAAACACTGTAATGAGAAGCCGTGACGGCCGGGCCCGCCCCTCCTCTCAGCTCCCGTCCTCCTTTTCACGTTGCCCTTTATGACTGTCACCCTGTCCCGCCCAGAGATGCCCGGAAGGACCCCCGCAGATGGGGAGGGGCGGCCCGATCTGGCTTCCAGCAGGAAGCACAAAGCCTCTCCCGGCGCGGGATTGAGCTGGAGAAGGAGCGAGGGCGCTGGAATCCGCTCCCGGGACCCGCAGCCGCCGCTGAACACCCTCCCCACGTCCCAGGAGGTTCCAAGAGCCATCGAAGACCGGGGGCGGAGGGTGGCCAACCCTGCTCCTCCAGGCCACCCCATCAAAGGAGGCCATGGCGGGTCCCAGGGCCTCAGCCAGAGCGGG encodes the following:
- the BHLHE23 gene encoding class E basic helix-loop-helix protein 23, which gives rise to MSARPSGAPAGPSSAAMAELRSLSEDAYLALSHGYAAAAASLAYGAARGPEAARGYCAPDPGGDLPVAPAPRAPTAAAESSGEQSGDEDDAFEQRRRRRGPGTADGRRRRPREQRSLRLSINARERRRMHDLNDALDGLRAVIPYAHSPSVRKLSKIATLLLAKNYILMQAQALDEMRRLVAYLNQGQGLAAPVAAAPLTPFGQAAVYPFSADAALGPCLDKCAAFSGTPSALCKHCNEKP